From the Pseudodesulfovibrio indicus genome, the window CGCCAGACCACGGTGCGGAACTCGCCGTGGTCCGGGCAGGTCTTGACCAGGAAGGTCTCGTCGCCCACGGTCTCGTGGGCGGCGGGAATGGGCGTCAGGCAGACGGGGCAGACACTACCGGAGTTCACGACAGGTCGCGTCCCTGTGCCGGGTCCAGCCCGTTCTCGACCAGGATTTCGCGGACCTTGGCGTTGGCGTCGGCCACCAGCCCCCCGCACCGCTCCGGGTGGGGCGCGCCGCAGCCGCCGTCCAGGATGTCGCCGCAGGCCGTGCCGCCGTATTCGAGGGTGCGCGCCACGAACCAGTCGCGCATGGATTCGAGCATCAACGGCAGGGAGTCGTCCGGCTCCTCGTCGTCCGTGCCCTTGGCCGCGTACAGGCCAAGCGCCAGGACCGAGCCGGTCAACACCCCGCACGGCCCGGAGCAATCGCCCAGCCCGTTGCACAGTCCGCCCGCCGCGCGGACCAGGTCCGGGTCCTCGCGGCCCATCTCGTCCAGGGCCATGATGACCATCATCTGGCTGCAACAATAGCCCTTTCCGCCCAGTTCCATGACCCGGAGTCCGTTGTCGTCCAGCATCATTTCACTCCTTGCTTCCTGGCGATCATCAAGAAATAGCCCGCATTCCGCCCGCAGCCGCAACCGTGCCGCCCGGCCTCGCCGCTCCAGGCGAGCCGCGCGGCGAGGTCCCGGAGGAGCCGGGAGTGGTCCTCGGTCAGTTCCACGGAGAATCCGCGCTCCCGGACCAGCCCGGCGATGTCCGCCAGGGGCGCGGCGCGGTCGGCGCAGGACGCACCGCCCTCCGCCGGGGAACCGGACGCGCACAGGTCGGACAGGACCAGGAAGCCGCCCGGCCT encodes:
- a CDS encoding DVU_1555 family C-GCAxxG-C-C protein, whose translation is MLDDNGLRVMELGGKGYCCSQMMVIMALDEMGREDPDLVRAAGGLCNGLGDCSGPCGVLTGSVLALGLYAAKGTDDEEPDDSLPLMLESMRDWFVARTLEYGGTACGDILDGGCGAPHPERCGGLVADANAKVREILVENGLDPAQGRDLS